The genomic stretch GCGGTGCCGGTGCCGTTGGCGAGCATGTAGTTGTCGTACGCGTAGTGGAAGGTGTACTTGTTGCACTTCTCGTTCGTCAGGGCGGTGGTGGCGCCGGTCACGACCATGGCGACCGTCTTCTTCTGCCGGGCGACCTCGGTGGCGGCCAGCGCGGCGCTGCTGGTCGGCATGTCCACCAGCATGTCCACGTTCTGCCGGTCGATCATCTCGGCGGCCTTGTTCCCGGCCACGTCCGCCTTGTTCTGGTGGTCCACGCCGATGACGCTGACCTTCCCGGCGTACGCGCGGTTCGCTTTCATGAAGTCCTCGGCGGCCATCTGCGCGGCCTTCACGCTGCCCTGCCCGGACAGCTCGGAGTACACGCCGGACAGGTCGGTCAGGACGCCCACCCTGATGCTCCCGTCGGACAGGGACTGGGCGGACGCGGCGGGCGCCAGAAGCAGGGCGGTCAGGGCCAGGACGGCGGTGTGGGTCTTGTTCATGGGACAACCTCCAGAGGAGTGAATGGCAGTGCAGGAATGGGGGAGAGGGGCGGGCCTACACGCTGAGGTAGCGCAGCAGGTCCTCCCGACGGGCCTCGACCTGCTCGCGCGGCACCTCGTCCACGATCTGCCCGTCCACGAACACGTAGTGCCGGTCCGCGAGGCGCGAGGCGAACTTCAGGTTCTGCTCGACCAGCAGCACCGCCATGCCGCTCTGGCGCAGCGTGTCGATGATCTCGCCGATGCGCTGCACGATCACGGGCGCCAGCCCCTCGCTGGGCTCGTCGAGCAGCAGCAGCTTCGGCCCGGCGCGCAGCACGCGCACCATCGCCAGCATCTGCTGCTCGCCGCCCGAGAGCTTGCTGCCCGGGTGATGCCCGCGCTCACGCAGCACCGGGAACGCGTCGTAGATGCGCTCGGTGCTCCAGCCTCCGGGGCGGCTGGGCGGCAGTTCGAGGTTCTCGCGGACGGTCAGGGTGCTGAGGATCGCGCGTTCCTCCGGCACCCACGCCAGCCCCTGCGCCGCCACGCGGTTGCTGGGCAGGCGGCTGATGTCCTGCCCGCCGAACGTGATCTGCCCCGTGCGGCTGCGCAGCACGCCCATCACGCTCTTGAGCGTCGTGGTCTTCCCGGCGCCGTTGCGGCCGATCAGGCTGACCACCTCGCCCGGGTTCACGTGCAGGGTCACGCCGCGCAGCACGTGACTCTGGCCGTAGAAGGCGTTCAGTTCCTGCACGGACAGGAGCGGCGTCACGCGTGCCCCCCGTCCTCACCCAGGTACGCCTCAATTACGCGCGGGTCGCGCCGCACGTCCTCGTAGCGGCCACTGGCGAGCACCGAGCCGTACTGCAACACCGTGATCCGGTCGGCGAGTTCCGCCACGACGCTCATGTTGTGTTCCACGAGCACCACCGTCCGCCCGCGTGCCACCTGCCGCACCAGCGCGATCACCCGCGCGATGCCCTCCGAGCCCATGCCGGACGTGGGTTCGTCCAGCAGCAGCACGCGCGGGTCCTGCGTCATGGAGATCCCGATCTCCAGCTGCCGTTTCTCCCCGTGGCTCAGGTCCGCCGCCAGCCGCCCTGGCATGCCGCCCAGGCCCACGTCCGCGAGGATCGCGTCCGCCCGCTCGCCCAGCGACTCCAGCCGCGAGAGCGGCACCCAGAACCGGTGCGGGAGCGGCGTGGGCGACTGGAGCGCCACCAGCACGTTCTCCCGCACGCTCAGGGTCGGGAAGACCGAGCTGATCTGAAACGACCGGGACAGGCCCCGGCGCACGATCTCGAAGGGCCTCAGGGTGTCCACCCGCTCGCCGAACAGCCGCACCTCGCCCGCCGTGGGTTTCAGGAAGCCCGACAGCAGGTTGAAGAGCGTGGTCTTCCCGGCCCCGTTCGGGCCGATGATCGCGTGAATCTCCCCGTCATGAACCTGCAGGTTCACGTCGTTCGTGGCGCGGAATCCCCGGAAGTCCTTGACCAGCCCCCGCGCCTCCAGCGCAATGGCCGGTGCGGGGGCCGCCCTGTCCATGTGAACCGACGTCGCCGTCACGGCGCGCCGGATGCCTCTTGTCGCATCACTCCTCCCCCCATGTTGTGTGGTCTGGGAGGAGCCTAGCGGGCGCGCGTCACGGTGTCGTTACACTTTGACCGGCGCGGACCGGACGGGTCAGGCGGGGCCGGGACGCCCCAGCGTGCGGCGCACCTCGCGCAGTTCCTCCGGTCCGGCCAGCACGAGCACCTGATCCCCGCCGC from Deinococcus soli (ex Cha et al. 2016) encodes the following:
- a CDS encoding ABC transporter ATP-binding protein; this encodes MTPLLSVQELNAFYGQSHVLRGVTLHVNPGEVVSLIGRNGAGKTTTLKSVMGVLRSRTGQITFGGQDISRLPSNRVAAQGLAWVPEERAILSTLTVRENLELPPSRPGGWSTERIYDAFPVLRERGHHPGSKLSGGEQQMLAMVRVLRAGPKLLLLDEPSEGLAPVIVQRIGEIIDTLRQSGMAVLLVEQNLKFASRLADRHYVFVDGQIVDEVPREQVEARREDLLRYLSV
- a CDS encoding ABC transporter ATP-binding protein, with the protein product MDRAAPAPAIALEARGLVKDFRGFRATNDVNLQVHDGEIHAIIGPNGAGKTTLFNLLSGFLKPTAGEVRLFGERVDTLRPFEIVRRGLSRSFQISSVFPTLSVRENVLVALQSPTPLPHRFWVPLSRLESLGERADAILADVGLGGMPGRLAADLSHGEKRQLEIGISMTQDPRVLLLDEPTSGMGSEGIARVIALVRQVARGRTVVLVEHNMSVVAELADRITVLQYGSVLASGRYEDVRRDPRVIEAYLGEDGGHA